From Arcobacter lacus, one genomic window encodes:
- the dnaG gene encoding DNA primase codes for MIKKESIENLKNHLDVVDVISQFIEIKKAGANFKACCPFHGENTPSFVISPAKQIYHCFGCGVGGDSIKFVMEYEKLSYPETIEKLASMYNFTLDYDSSTEKKQDIKILEDVNKFYQKLYINNEQVKNYIKDRGISDFSVQKFEVGYAPASIDTINFLKSNHFNLSEAIDLGVIDTGANGLYSRFIERITFPIYSINGKLVGFGGRTISGHNAKYVNSPQTKLFNKSKLLYGYNLAKEKIYKTKQIIICEGYLDVIMLHQAGFDIAVATLGTALTAEHLPLLRRGEPKVILAYDGDKAGLTAAFKASVMLSQSQFEGGVVIFSDNQDPADMVKAGKIEELNKIFLNPQSFIPYAIDYIISKYEINDPIQKQKALTEANDYLKSLSLLNQDEYKRYIAQKLNIRENLVKISSDKQRTNQVSLSKIDIAELCIIKSILEKPQRLDSVLDIVDISMFEYHKTEFELLLNDIKDSSLNAIVLNEKLENYDDERLNQELLVLLHKFYTNKLMAISYDKELEFKQKANMIRKIKDNIYQLKQGKLVSYNL; via the coding sequence ATGATAAAAAAAGAGTCAATAGAAAATTTAAAAAACCACCTTGATGTTGTTGATGTAATTTCACAATTTATAGAGATAAAAAAAGCTGGTGCAAATTTTAAGGCTTGTTGCCCTTTTCATGGAGAAAATACTCCTTCTTTTGTAATCAGTCCAGCAAAACAAATTTATCATTGTTTTGGATGTGGTGTTGGAGGTGATTCTATAAAATTTGTTATGGAATATGAAAAATTATCATATCCAGAAACAATAGAAAAATTAGCTTCAATGTATAATTTTACTTTGGACTATGATAGCTCAACAGAAAAAAAACAAGATATAAAAATACTAGAAGATGTAAATAAGTTTTATCAAAAACTTTATATAAATAATGAACAAGTTAAAAACTATATAAAAGATAGAGGAATTTCTGATTTTAGTGTTCAAAAGTTTGAAGTAGGTTATGCTCCAGCTTCTATTGATACAATAAATTTTTTAAAATCAAACCATTTTAATTTAAGTGAAGCAATAGACTTAGGAGTTATTGATACAGGAGCAAATGGGCTTTATTCTCGATTTATAGAAAGAATTACTTTTCCAATCTATTCAATAAATGGAAAACTTGTAGGTTTTGGTGGACGAACTATAAGTGGACATAATGCAAAATATGTAAACTCTCCTCAAACAAAACTTTTTAATAAATCAAAGCTTTTATATGGTTATAACTTAGCAAAAGAAAAAATTTATAAAACAAAACAAATCATTATTTGTGAAGGATATTTAGATGTAATTATGCTTCATCAAGCTGGATTTGATATTGCAGTTGCAACACTTGGAACAGCTCTTACAGCTGAACATTTGCCACTTTTAAGAAGAGGTGAACCAAAAGTAATTTTGGCTTATGATGGTGATAAAGCTGGGCTAACTGCTGCTTTTAAAGCTTCAGTGATGCTAAGTCAAAGTCAGTTTGAAGGTGGAGTTGTAATATTTAGTGATAATCAAGACCCAGCAGATATGGTAAAAGCTGGAAAAATTGAAGAATTAAATAAAATCTTTTTAAATCCTCAAAGTTTTATACCGTATGCAATAGATTATATAATTTCAAAATATGAAATAAATGATCCAATACAAAAACAAAAAGCACTTACAGAAGCAAATGATTATTTAAAATCTTTAAGTTTATTAAACCAAGACGAATACAAAAGATATATAGCTCAAAAATTAAATATTAGAGAAAATCTAGTTAAAATTAGTTCCGATAAACAAAGAACAAATCAAGTTAGCTTGTCAAAAATAGATATTGCTGAACTTTGTATAATAAAATCGATTTTAGAAAAACCTCAAAGATTAGATTCTGTTTTAGATATAGTAGATATTTCTATGTTTGAATATCATAAAACTGAATTTGAACTTCTTTTAAATGATATAAAAGATAGTTCTTTAAATGCTATTGTTTTAAATGAAAAGCTCGAAAATTACGATGATGAAAGACTAAATCAAGAGCTTTTAGTTCTTTTGCACAAGTTTTATACAAATAAATTAATGGCTATTTCTTATGATAAAGAACTAGAATTTAAGCAAAAAGCAAATATGATTAGGAAAATTAAAGATAATATATATCAGCTAAAACAAGGTAAACTTGTAAGCTATAATTTATAA
- a CDS encoding tetratricopeptide repeat protein, whose amino-acid sequence MDNLVLEYRDPLFGIIIVVALIFLISFFTYSFGIYKERNARKDYRKLSLRFELGKLKEEDYVHLYKTYNLPFDSILLLASSFLYKGDYNKAISVYLALLEHINERVKKEELLELLGTTYFKGGFLQRSKDVFLKILKFSAHNKTALKYLLLVYEKLKDYEKAKEVALCLEELNTDMKIDKIYLDTLIVLNDSILSYEKRTEILYEIFKENKIIERIFATFLIHFNKPFFWEHINEFDCSKFIDIMWYLNYDDINFDKIEKNSFLEELYNAKGYINSLDHSNDFDLDILILINKHEHKVNASLDFEFICTSCKHSHPFFDTRCPQCHSILTFNVKHNLTKSFYEPNQSLQ is encoded by the coding sequence TTGGATAATTTAGTTTTAGAATATAGAGACCCACTTTTTGGAATAATAATAGTTGTAGCCCTAATCTTTTTAATATCATTTTTTACCTACTCTTTTGGTATTTATAAAGAGAGAAATGCAAGAAAAGATTATCGAAAATTATCACTTAGATTTGAACTTGGTAAACTAAAAGAAGAAGACTACGTACATTTATATAAAACTTACAATCTTCCTTTTGATTCAATTTTGCTATTAGCATCATCTTTTTTATACAAAGGTGATTACAATAAAGCTATTTCTGTATATTTAGCATTACTTGAACATATAAATGAAAGAGTAAAAAAAGAAGAATTACTTGAACTTTTAGGAACTACTTATTTTAAAGGTGGTTTTTTACAAAGATCAAAAGATGTTTTTTTAAAAATTTTAAAATTCTCTGCTCATAATAAAACTGCTTTAAAATATTTGCTTTTAGTATATGAAAAACTAAAAGATTATGAAAAAGCAAAAGAAGTTGCACTATGTTTGGAAGAACTAAATACAGATATGAAAATTGATAAAATTTATTTAGATACTTTAATAGTATTAAATGATTCAATTTTATCTTATGAAAAAAGAACTGAAATTTTATATGAAATCTTTAAAGAAAATAAAATAATAGAAAGAATATTTGCAACTTTTTTAATCCACTTTAATAAACCGTTTTTTTGGGAACATATAAATGAATTTGATTGTTCAAAATTTATTGATATTATGTGGTATTTAAATTATGATGATATAAACTTTGACAAAATAGAAAAAAACTCTTTTTTAGAAGAGTTATATAATGCAAAAGGATATATAAATAGTTTAGACCATAGTAATGATTTTGATTTAGATATCCTAATACTTATAAATAAACATGAACATAAAGTAAATGCTTCTTTAGATTTTGAATTTATTTGTACTTCATGTAAACACTCTCATCCATTTTTTGATACGAGATGTCCACAATGCCATAGTATTTTGACTTTTAATGTAAAACATAATTTAACTAAATCTTTTTATGAACCAAATCAATCTTTACAATAA
- the rnc gene encoding ribonuclease III, producing the protein MSDYSKLEKCLDYQFKNKNLIIEALTHKSYKKPYNNERLEFLGDAVLNLIVGEYLYLKFPKSNEGELSKIRASLVNETGFTRLANEIKLGEYIFISTAEERNKGRTKASILSDAFEAIMGAIYLESGLNTLKPIILRILEESYDKINLDVLFSDYKTALQEITQARFASIPEYKIEGSYGPDHKKEFEVSIWIDGKNYGKASGKSKKLAQQAVAKIAIDKLKEE; encoded by the coding sequence ATGAGCGACTACTCTAAGTTAGAGAAGTGCTTGGATTATCAGTTTAAAAATAAAAATCTGATAATCGAAGCACTTACTCATAAAAGCTATAAAAAACCCTATAACAATGAAAGATTAGAGTTTTTAGGTGATGCTGTTTTAAATTTGATTGTTGGAGAATATTTATATTTAAAATTCCCAAAATCAAATGAAGGTGAATTATCAAAAATAAGAGCAAGTTTAGTAAATGAAACAGGATTTACAAGACTTGCAAATGAGATAAAACTAGGTGAATATATCTTTATTTCAACTGCAGAAGAGAGAAATAAAGGAAGAACTAAAGCTTCTATATTATCTGATGCCTTTGAAGCTATAATGGGTGCAATTTATCTTGAATCAGGACTTAATACTTTAAAACCAATTATCCTTAGAATTTTAGAAGAATCTTATGACAAAATAAATCTTGATGTTTTATTTAGTGATTATAAAACAGCTCTTCAAGAGATAACTCAAGCTAGATTTGCTTCAATTCCAGAATATAAAATAGAAGGTTCATATGGACCTGACCATAAAAAAGAGTTTGAAGTTTCTATTTGGATTGATGGAAAAAATTATGGAAAAGCAAGTGGGAAAAGTAAAAAATTAGCTCAGCAAGCTGTAGCAAAAATTGCAATAGATAAACTAAAAGAGGAGTAA
- the aroC gene encoding chorismate synthase → MNTFGHRFRFTTFGESHGKALGCIVDGVPAGIKIDEEFIQSEMDRRKPGQNKFATQRKEGDVVEILSGVFEGITTGTSISMIIFNENQKSGDYSNIKDLFRPGHADFTYFNKYGIRDYRGGGRSSARETAARVAAGAIAKLLLKELNIDIRSGICEINGIKASNFDFENVKDSEIYALDKNVEEEQKNAILEARNSHNSVGGVALVNVKNCPIGLGEPLYFKLDSQIANAMMSINAVKAVEIGDGILASKVKGYDNNDQIRKTGFKTNHSGGILGGISNGDEINVKVYFKATPSIFIEQETIDIYNNEVNCNLKGRHDPCVAVRGSVVAESMMALVLADMVLLNLSSKMENIKKVYEK, encoded by the coding sequence TTGAATACTTTTGGACATAGATTTAGATTTACTACTTTTGGTGAATCTCATGGAAAAGCTCTTGGTTGTATAGTTGATGGAGTTCCTGCTGGTATAAAAATTGATGAAGAGTTCATCCAAAGTGAAATGGATAGAAGAAAACCTGGGCAAAATAAATTTGCAACTCAAAGAAAAGAAGGTGATGTTGTAGAAATTTTAAGTGGAGTTTTTGAAGGAATCACTACTGGAACTTCTATTTCAATGATAATTTTTAATGAAAATCAAAAATCTGGTGATTATTCAAATATAAAAGATTTATTCCGTCCTGGTCATGCTGATTTTACATATTTTAATAAATATGGAATAAGAGATTATAGAGGTGGAGGAAGAAGTAGTGCTAGAGAAACTGCTGCAAGAGTTGCTGCTGGTGCAATAGCAAAACTACTTTTAAAAGAACTAAATATCGACATTAGAAGTGGTATTTGTGAAATAAATGGAATAAAAGCCTCAAACTTTGATTTTGAAAATGTAAAAGATTCTGAAATTTATGCTTTAGATAAAAACGTAGAAGAAGAGCAAAAAAATGCTATTTTAGAGGCTAGAAACTCTCACAATAGTGTTGGTGGAGTTGCTCTTGTAAATGTAAAAAATTGCCCTATTGGATTAGGTGAACCATTATATTTTAAACTAGATTCTCAAATAGCAAATGCAATGATGAGTATAAATGCAGTAAAAGCTGTTGAAATTGGTGATGGAATATTAGCTTCAAAAGTAAAAGGCTATGATAATAATGACCAAATAAGAAAAACTGGATTTAAAACAAATCATAGTGGTGGAATACTTGGTGGAATATCAAATGGTGATGAAATAAATGTAAAAGTTTATTTTAAAGCAACTCCATCTATTTTTATTGAACAAGAAACTATCGATATTTATAACAACGAAGTTAATTGTAATCTAAAAGGAAGACATGATCCTTGTGTAGCAGTACGAGGAAGTGTTGTTGCTGAATCTATGATGGCATTGGTTCTTGCTGATATGGTATTACTAAATCTATCTTCAAAAATGGAGAATATCAAAAAAGTCTATGAAAAATAG
- a CDS encoding M15 family metallopeptidase, translating to MKNRLFFLIFLSINLFADENLAQKLIKAYPDFLKEYSNNQIIWNDDTKMIFDEKKEYKSYEDRLNNASLKEQLTTKYIKVKENKNYIPNFNEDAGRARFEPFFQKMYGKTQKEVEKNLVKIKWLPKSQNKTLAVTKINDVDKKLEAISNELENLPLDLKKFVLNPSGVYNYRKISRTNRLSVHSFGIAIDINLDFSNYWQWDEKDGKIEYKNKIPLEIVEIFEKYGFIWGGRWYHFDTMHFEYRPELLVD from the coding sequence ATGAAAAATAGACTTTTTTTTCTCATTTTCTTATCAATAAATCTATTTGCAGATGAAAATCTAGCGCAAAAACTAATCAAAGCATATCCTGATTTTTTAAAAGAGTATTCAAATAATCAAATCATTTGGAATGATGATACTAAAATGATTTTTGATGAAAAAAAAGAGTATAAATCTTACGAAGATAGACTAAATAATGCCTCTTTAAAAGAACAATTAACAACAAAATACATAAAAGTAAAAGAAAATAAAAACTATATTCCAAACTTTAATGAAGATGCAGGAAGAGCAAGATTTGAACCATTTTTTCAAAAAATGTATGGAAAAACTCAAAAAGAAGTTGAAAAAAATCTAGTAAAAATAAAATGGTTACCAAAAAGTCAGAATAAGACTTTAGCTGTTACAAAAATAAATGATGTTGATAAAAAACTTGAAGCTATTTCAAATGAATTAGAAAATCTACCATTAGATTTAAAAAAATTTGTTTTAAATCCAAGTGGAGTTTATAACTATCGAAAAATTAGTCGTACAAATAGACTTAGTGTTCATAGTTTTGGTATTGCAATTGATATAAATTTGGACTTTTCAAACTATTGGCAATGGGATGAAAAAGATGGAAAAATAGAATATAAAAATAAAATACCATTAGAAATAGTCGAGATTTTTGAAAAATATGGATTTATTTGGGGTGGAAGATGGTACCACTTTGATACTATGCATTTTGAATATCGACCAGAACTTTTAGTAGATTAA
- the htpX gene encoding zinc metalloprotease HtpX, protein MEQTKTIFLLTFLTVIFVFVGYSFGGTNGMLIAFLIACGMNFYAYYYSDQQVLKHYNAIPLDDAKHPVYRITQKLTQKANLPMPKVYLIPDHTPNAFATGRNHEHAAVAVTMGLYEMLNEEELEGVIAHELSHIKHYDILIGTIAAVFAGAIAMIANMMQFSGMMGNNRQNSNPIVMIIMAILLPIAASIIQMTVSRSREYMADEGAARLTGNPAGLQSALGKLENYARSGHQINNATEQTAHMFIINPFSGLKSTLGTLFRTHPTTADRIARLEELKSELRK, encoded by the coding sequence ATGGAACAAACTAAAACTATATTTTTACTTACATTTTTAACTGTTATATTTGTATTTGTTGGTTACTCTTTTGGAGGAACAAATGGTATGTTAATAGCATTTTTAATTGCCTGTGGAATGAACTTTTATGCTTATTATTACTCAGACCAGCAAGTTTTAAAACACTATAATGCTATACCTTTAGATGATGCTAAACATCCAGTTTATAGAATAACTCAGAAATTAACTCAAAAAGCAAATCTTCCTATGCCAAAAGTTTATTTGATACCTGATCATACACCAAATGCTTTTGCAACAGGAAGAAATCATGAACACGCAGCCGTTGCAGTTACGATGGGACTTTATGAAATGTTAAATGAAGAAGAACTTGAAGGAGTAATAGCTCATGAGTTATCTCATATAAAACATTATGATATTTTAATAGGAACTATTGCAGCAGTTTTTGCAGGTGCTATTGCTATGATTGCGAATATGATGCAATTTAGTGGAATGATGGGAAATAATAGACAAAATTCAAATCCGATAGTTATGATAATTATGGCTATATTACTTCCTATTGCTGCTTCAATTATTCAAATGACAGTTAGTAGAAGTAGGGAATATATGGCAGATGAAGGAGCAGCAAGGCTTACAGGAAATCCAGCTGGTTTACAAAGTGCTTTAGGTAAACTTGAAAATTATGCTAGAAGTGGACACCAAATAAATAATGCAACAGAACAAACTGCTCATATGTTTATAATAAATCCATTTTCAGGATTAAAATCAACATTAGGAACACTTTTTAGAACACATCCTACAACTGCTGATAGAATTGCACGTCTTGAAGAGTTAAAAAGCGAATTAAGAAAATAG
- a CDS encoding TIGR02117 family protein: MKVLKSFIKITIYILISIFSFIIIYLSSEYFLSRWSVAEVSSLDKKYQIFIKSNGVHTDIVLPIKSDIINWSELFPFENTLSKSTDFSYVGIGWGDKGFYLDTPTWSELKVSTALIAGTGLGNAALHITYYKDILEDDLTYSMKIDENQYKSIILSVKKSLQWLNEKPIYINTTAQYGQNDAFYEAIGSYSIFHTCNTWTNNVLKNANLLSSKWVAFDDGILYQYKNR; the protein is encoded by the coding sequence ATGAAAGTTTTAAAAAGCTTTATAAAGATTACTATTTATATTCTAATATCTATTTTTTCTTTTATAATAATTTATTTATCAAGTGAATATTTTTTATCAAGATGGAGTGTTGCTGAAGTTTCTTCATTGGATAAAAAATATCAAATTTTTATAAAATCAAATGGTGTTCATACAGATATAGTTTTACCTATAAAAAGTGATATTATAAATTGGTCTGAACTTTTTCCTTTTGAAAATACTTTGAGTAAATCAACTGATTTTTCTTATGTTGGAATAGGTTGGGGAGATAAAGGTTTTTATTTAGATACTCCAACTTGGAGTGAACTAAAAGTATCAACAGCACTTATTGCAGGAACTGGACTTGGAAATGCAGCTTTGCATATAACTTATTATAAAGATATTTTAGAAGATGACTTAACTTATTCTATGAAAATAGATGAAAATCAATATAAATCTATTATTTTATCAGTAAAAAAAAGTTTACAATGGTTAAATGAAAAACCAATTTATATAAATACGACTGCTCAATATGGGCAAAATGATGCTTTTTATGAAGCAATTGGGAGTTATAGCATATTTCACACTTGTAATACTTGGACAAATAATGTTTTAAAAAATGCAAATTTACTTTCAAGTAAATGGGTTGCTTTTGATGATGGAATATTATATCAATACAAAAATAGATAA
- a CDS encoding SixA phosphatase family protein has product MKKLYLVRHTTKDDEKSNNYDYDIELSEDGKEKAKIMAQNFAKKNPNIDLIVASPAIRTRQTAEIFAQELNYNKTVMLNEVLYMAFLNELLETITYTYDTVDSMLLVGHNPSLTALGVTLVGFKEKFEEGAIMEIEFDCNSWIDISKNNAKLISYEKPL; this is encoded by the coding sequence ATGAAAAAACTTTATCTTGTACGACACACAACAAAAGATGATGAAAAATCAAACAATTACGATTATGACATAGAATTAAGTGAAGATGGAAAAGAAAAAGCAAAAATTATGGCTCAAAATTTTGCTAAAAAGAATCCAAATATAGATTTAATAGTTGCAAGTCCAGCGATAAGAACAAGACAAACTGCTGAGATTTTTGCACAAGAGTTAAATTACAATAAAACTGTTATGTTAAATGAAGTCTTATATATGGCATTTTTAAATGAATTACTTGAAACTATCACTTACACTTATGATACAGTTGATTCTATGTTATTAGTTGGACATAATCCATCTTTAACAGCTTTGGGTGTTACTCTTGTAGGATTTAAAGAAAAATTTGAAGAAGGTGCAATTATGGAAATAGAATTTGATTGTAATAGTTGGATTGATATTTCAAAAAATAATGCAAAATTAATAAGTTATGAAAAACCTTTATAA
- the mnmE gene encoding tRNA uridine-5-carboxymethylaminomethyl(34) synthesis GTPase MnmE has product MFENDTIVAIATANGIGSISIVRVSGAKALEIATKISKKNNFQARLATLSTIYDSKNEIIDEALVIYFKAPFSFTGEDVVEFQCHGGVAIANMIVDEVLKYSARLANPGEFSKRAFFNNKIDLTKAEAISKIIEARSADAVKLLARQLKGELTNFVNEIREDLLFMLAYTEVSIDYAEEDLPTDIYEQIENKIQKITLKLSNTLEASRRREGMIEGFKVAIIGKPNVGKSSLLNKLLNFDRAIISDIAGTTRDTIEESVRIGTHIIKIVDTAGIRDASDVIEKIGIEKSIQAINEADIVIALFDNSKICDDEDKKILDLIKENSNKKVIVVLNKSDLQNQFDKNVLESFIELSTKEDINPLIKEVETILDSNTFGDDITLVSKRQVNSVEDTLYNINIAKEPLKSGELEFFAHFITQALEDISSITRPYDNDEMLDVMFGEFCLGK; this is encoded by the coding sequence TTGTTTGAAAATGATACTATTGTTGCTATTGCAACAGCAAATGGAATTGGCTCAATTTCAATAGTTAGAGTTTCAGGAGCAAAAGCTCTTGAAATAGCTACAAAAATCTCAAAAAAAAATAACTTCCAAGCAAGACTTGCAACTTTATCAACAATTTATGATTCAAAAAATGAGATTATTGATGAAGCTTTAGTGATATATTTCAAAGCACCATTTTCTTTTACAGGTGAAGATGTAGTCGAGTTTCAATGTCATGGTGGAGTTGCAATTGCAAATATGATAGTTGATGAAGTTCTAAAATATAGTGCAAGATTAGCAAATCCTGGAGAATTTTCAAAACGAGCTTTTTTTAATAATAAAATAGATTTAACAAAAGCAGAAGCTATATCAAAAATTATTGAAGCAAGAAGCGCAGATGCAGTAAAACTTTTAGCACGGCAATTAAAAGGTGAATTAACAAATTTTGTAAATGAAATAAGAGAAGACTTACTTTTTATGTTAGCTTATACTGAAGTTTCTATTGATTATGCAGAAGAGGATTTGCCAACTGATATTTATGAGCAAATTGAAAATAAAATACAAAAAATTACTTTAAAGTTATCAAATACTTTGGAAGCTAGTCGAAGACGAGAAGGAATGATAGAAGGTTTTAAAGTCGCAATTATTGGAAAACCAAACGTTGGTAAGTCTTCACTTTTAAATAAACTTTTAAATTTTGATAGAGCAATTATAAGTGATATTGCAGGAACAACTAGAGATACTATTGAAGAGAGTGTTCGTATAGGAACACATATTATAAAAATAGTTGATACAGCTGGTATTCGAGATGCTAGTGATGTAATAGAAAAAATTGGAATAGAAAAATCAATCCAAGCTATAAATGAAGCTGATATCGTAATAGCTTTGTTTGATAATAGTAAAATTTGTGATGATGAAGATAAAAAAATATTAGATTTGATAAAAGAAAATTCAAATAAAAAAGTAATAGTAGTTTTAAATAAGTCAGATTTACAAAATCAATTTGATAAAAATGTACTGGAGTCTTTTATAGAACTTTCAACAAAAGAAGATATAAATCCACTTATAAAAGAGGTTGAAACTATTTTAGATTCAAATACTTTTGGTGATGACATAACTTTGGTTTCAAAAAGACAAGTTAATTCAGTTGAAGATACTTTATATAATATAAATATAGCTAAAGAACCACTAAAAAGTGGTGAATTAGAGTTTTTTGCACACTTTATAACACAAGCCTTAGAAGATATTTCATCAATCACAAGACCTTATGACAACGACGAAATGTTAGATGTTATGTTTGGTGAATTTTGTTTAGGTAAATAA
- a CDS encoding Jag N-terminal domain-containing protein: MKKFEADSLEKVYELARAEFSCSVTELEIEIIQQPTKGFLGFGKKSAIICAYCKNSSKSDIQESKNYKNKDVKIEEFSERIENAARVEEKSCSTQNEKKDNLSKVPKVEGKEKIFDNFYNEEDSNMEISKLVIKKTRDEILNEVKDGIHLLFGSTCYKIGQVNVSFYDDETLYIEFLGEDSALLIGKEGYRYKALSYILFNWINEKYGLMLRLEVAEFLKNQEEAIHAYLEPIIEQIREKGSFKTKPLDGILVHIALKRLRDEFPDKYVAVKTNIRGEKYVLVNEYRAREI, translated from the coding sequence ATGAAAAAATTTGAAGCAGATAGTTTAGAAAAAGTTTATGAACTAGCACGTGCAGAATTTAGCTGCTCTGTTACTGAATTAGAAATAGAGATTATTCAACAACCTACAAAAGGTTTTTTAGGTTTTGGAAAAAAGAGTGCAATTATTTGTGCTTATTGTAAAAATAGTTCTAAATCAGATATTCAAGAGTCTAAAAATTATAAAAATAAAGATGTTAAAATAGAAGAATTTTCTGAAAGAATTGAAAATGCAGCTAGAGTTGAAGAAAAAAGTTGTTCAACACAAAATGAGAAAAAAGATAATTTATCAAAAGTTCCAAAAGTAGAAGGAAAAGAAAAAATATTTGATAACTTTTATAATGAAGAAGATTCAAATATGGAAATTTCAAAACTTGTGATTAAAAAAACAAGAGATGAAATTTTAAATGAAGTAAAAGATGGAATACATCTTTTATTTGGATCTACTTGTTATAAAATTGGGCAAGTTAATGTCTCTTTTTATGATGATGAAACTTTGTATATAGAGTTTTTAGGGGAAGATTCAGCTTTATTAATTGGTAAAGAAGGATATAGATATAAAGCATTATCATATATTTTATTTAACTGGATAAATGAAAAATATGGTTTAATGTTAAGACTTGAAGTTGCTGAATTTTTAAAAAATCAAGAAGAAGCAATTCATGCTTATTTAGAGCCAATAATAGAACAAATAAGAGAAAAAGGAAGTTTTAAAACTAAACCTCTTGATGGAATTTTAGTTCATATTGCTTTAAAAAGATTAAGAGATGAATTCCCTGATAAATATGTTGCAGTAAAAACAAATATTAGAGGTGAAAAATATGTACTTGTAAATGAGTACAGAGCAAGAGAAATTTAA